The DNA sequence ATTAGATAGGGATCCAGCCAATCCAATTGGCAAAGATTCGATAGATGCAGATCAAATGAAAGATCAGGTTCTCTCAGATTTTAAGCAAGATCTGAGAGAACATCGTTTTGAGTGTAGAGAATGTGGATACATTTATGATCCAAAGGAAGGATTGAGTAAGTACAAAATTTCAAAGGGTACTGCTTTTATAGATCTTGACAAGCAAAAATTCCGTTGTCCAGTTTGTAGGTCAGGTTTTGAGGCCTATAAAGATATTGGCGCTGCATTTCAACCAATCGAGGGATTTGAGGAGAATATTAAATATGGTTTTGGTTTCAATACTCTTCCACCAGGACAGAAGAATGTTTTGATTTTTGGTGGTTTAGCCTTAATGGCAGCCTGCTTCTTATCCCTTTATTCATTGCATTAGTTCATCACTATGAATCGATTATTCAAGTTTTCTGCAAATCTTGCTTTATTTATTTGTCTTTTATTCGTCTTAAGCGGTTGTGTATCAACAACGCGCCTCCCAATTGCAAGCTCTACTCCTTGGGAGCAAATTCAACTTGCTAGTGATGACAACCCGCTAGATATAGCTTTTGTGGATAAAAATCATGGTTTTTTGGTTGGGGCAAATCGTTTAATTCGTGAAACGAGTGATGGAGGAGCCACTTGGCAAAATAGGGAGTTAGACCTTGGTAGTGAAGAAAATTTCCGCTTAATCAGTATTGACTTCTTAGGAAATGAAGGCTGGATAGTAGGTCAGCCAGGACTAGTAATGCATAGCAATGATGGGGGACAAAGTTGGGTTCGTTTGGTCCTTGGCAATAAATTGCCTGGAGATCCTTACTTGATAACCACTTTGGGGAATGATTCTGCTGAATTGGCAACAACCGCAGGTGCTGTATATCGTACTAATGATGGAGGATCTAATTGGGAGTCCAAAGTGGCTGAAGCTTCAGGGGGAGCTAGAGATCTACGAAGAAGCAATGATGGTGATTATGTAAGCGTGAGTAGCCTCGGTAATTTTTTCAATACGCTTGAACAAGGTCAGGGAAATTGGCAACCTCATCAAAGAGCTAGTAGTAAACGGGTCCAGACATTGGGTTATCAACCCAACGGCTCTTTATGGATGTTGTCTAGAGGAGCTGAGATTCGTTTTAATGACAGTACTGGTAACTATGAGAGCTGGTCTAAGCCAAAAGTCCCAATCGTTAATGGATACAATTATTTGGATATGGCTTGGGATCCAAATGGGGATATTTGGGCAGGAGGAGGGAATGGAACCCTTTTAGTTAGCAAAGATGGTGGGGAAAATTGGGAAAAAGATCCGATTGGTGAATTAATTCCAACAAATTTTATTCGCATCCTTTTTATTGATAATGAGATGTCTGATCAGCCAAAAGGCTTTGCAATTGGTGAAAGAGGGCATCTTTTGAGGTGGGTTGGATACGCTTAAAAATGTTTGAATCCGCAACGCTCTGTAACCATGCTGATAAACCATCGCAACTTTAGTTACAGCCTTGATAGGATCAATCAGCTAATACGCGTGAGGCTATGGCTGCCGGCTCCACCGGGGAACGCCCGTTTTTTGAAATCATTACCAGTGTCCGCTACTGGATCATCCATGCGGTAACTCTCCCAGCGATTTTTATCGCAGGATTTTTGTTTGTGTCTACAGGCCTTGCCTATGACGCATTTGGGACTCCAAGACCAGATACCTATTTCCAGGCATCTGAATCGAAGGCCCCAGTTGTATCACAGCGCTTTGAATCTAAGGCTCAACTTGACTTGCGCCTGAAATAACCAATGACAAATTCCTCTTCTCCATTACAGGCTGTTGAAGTACGTACCTATCCAATCTTTACGGTGCGTTGGCTTGCAGTACATGCATTGGCCATTCCAACAGTATTTTTCTTAGGTGCAATTGCAGCAATGCAGTTCATCCGTCGTTGATTAATCGACTAATCTTTAGCCATGCAAGTTAATCCAAATCCCAACAAGCTTCCGGTTGAATTAAACCGTACCAGTCTTTACTTAGGGCTGTTGCTTACGTTTGTTATGGGGATTTTGTTCTCAAGCTATTTCTTTAATTAAACTCTTCTTTAATCATGTCTAAATTAAGGGGGCCTGATGGCCGAATTCCAGACAGGCTGCCTGATGGCCGTCCAGCTGTTTCTTGGGAACGACGCTGGACAGAAGGAACTTTACCTTTATGGCTTGTCGCTACTGCAGGCGGGATAGCAGTAATTTTTGTTCTGGGTATCTTTTTCTACGGTTCTTATACCGGTGTTGGTTCAGCCTAAAGAGGGTAAATTTATTTATTCATCCTCTATCAGATTCCCCCAGTAAGGCTTAGTAAATAGGTCTATCTTGACAAGAGTCTGTTGAGGAACTTTTTCTTTTGCTGTCATAAGACTATTCTTGAGGGCGGAATGTGCTTCGCTTTCTGGTCTTATTGAGGCAACTTTTTTTGCAGTTGCCTCAACGATTTTGTTGGCAACGCTTGCGTTAGTTTGCAGATTTTCAATGACCATATCTACACTTACATTTCCATAACCTTCGTGCCAGCAGTCATAGTCTGACACCATACTTATAGAGGCATAAGCTATTTCTGCTTCACGAGCTAACCTTGCCTCTGTATGGTTTGTCATGCCAATGACAGTGCATCCCCAACTTCGATAGAGTTGAGATTCTGCTCTTGTAGAAAAAGCTGGTCCTTCCATTGCTAGATAAATTCCTCCTCGATGGAGCTGTCTGCCCTCGGGCATTAACTTTTGACCTTCTTCTGTTAAAAGCCTAGAAAGAGTTGGGCAGAAAGGGTCTGCCATGGTGACATGTGCAACTGCACCATCAGAGAAAAAAGTAAGAGGTCTTTGATGAGTTCTATCAATAAACTGGTCAGGCACCACCATATCCAAAGGTCTTACTTGTTCTTGAAGTGAACCAACTGCTGAGGGTGCAAGTATCCATCGGACACCTAAAGAACGAAGTGCCCAGATATTTGCTCGATATGGGATACCTGTTGGGGTAAATGTATGATGCCTTCCATGCCTTGCGAGAAAAACTACTTCCATCCCCCCAAGAATTCCCAATCTCAATTTGTCAGAAGGTTTCCCATAAGGTGTGTCAATCTCTATCTCTTTTATATTTTCAAGATTATTGATTGAATAAAGACCACTTCCACCTAAAACTCCAAGCCTGGATTTCCCCAAATGGCCATGGCTAGAACTGTTTTCCTGAAAATCTGATGAAAAATGTTGGCTGATCATTTTTTACTAGCCGGTGGTGGTCATACCCATGCACTTATTTTGCGTCGTTGGGCGATGCACCCCCATCTAAGGCCTAAAGGTTTAATTACTTTAATTAATAGAAGTAGTAGAAATATATATTCAAGTATGTTTCCTGGAATAATTTCTCGGCAATATAAATTTGATGATGCTGTTATAGACCTTGCCTCTCTAGCTAATAGATCTGGTGTTTCATTTGTTATTGGGGAAATCATAGGGTTAGATCCAGAGAGAAAAAAATTATTCTTAGAAAACAGACCTCCTATTGGCTTCTCATTGCTTAGTCTTGATGTAGGGTCCGAGACTTTTGCGGATTTCAAAAATTTTGCACATATTGAAGAAAAATTAGTAGCCGAAATTAAACCTTTTAGATCCTCTTATGAATGGATTGAACAATTTGATGATGATCCAATACTAGATTCTCAACCTCTTACTGTTATTGGATCTGGTCATTCAGCTTTTGAAATTGTGCTGGCATTACGAAAAAGATGGCCTAGACGTCCATTAAGATTGCAGGCTTATGAAAGCAAGATCAATAAAAAATTTAGGAAGGGTCTGCTTGCAGCAGATATTGACTTAAGAACTAATCAAGAGTTTGTTAGAGGGCCTGTGCTTCTTTGTACAGGGAATAAACCTCAATCATGGATTCAGAAAAGTGGGTTACAAGTTAACCATCAAGGGAGGGTGCTAACAGAAGACACCCTCCAAGCAATTAATAAACCACATATTTTTGCAGTTGGTGATTGTGGGGTAATAGCAAATAGACAAAGACCAGCATCGGGGGTTTGGGCTGTGAGAGCTGCAAAGCCTTTGGCATTAAATATTGAAAGACTCGCAAAAGGCTTAAAGCCATTTTCTTGGCATCCCCAGAAAATTGTTTTGCAATTAATAGGAGGTCATTTTAAATCAAGTATGCCTTCTGGCTGGGCACTTTGGGGACCATTTTCAATAGGCCCAAGCTCTTTGATTTGGAAGTGGAAGGAATCAATAGACAGGCATTTTATAAATATATTTGATACATCTAAGGATATGAAAAAGGTAAAAGCTGAGAGCAATCTTTTATGCAGAGGTTGTGCAGCCAAAGTTTCTGAAGGAACCTTAAAAGAAGCTTTGAAAGAAGTTGATCTACAAAAATTAGGAGATTACCCAGAAGATGCATCTATGGTTTCTTCTTCTAAAGGAACTGGAACCTTGATGCAAAGCGTTGACGGTTTCCCAGCATTAATTAGCGATCCGTGGCTTAATGCTCGCCTTACTGCTTTACATGCTTGCTCTGATATTTGGGCATCAGGGGCATCAGTGATCTCTGCTCAAGCGGTAATAACACTTCCAGTATTAAATTCCTACTTACAAAAAGAATTATTGGTTCAATCTATTGCAGGTATTAAATCTGTCTTGGAACCTCAGGGAGCAAAACTGATAGGTGGTCATACTTTTGAATCAAGAAATGAACCTATAGAGCAAATTACTCTTGGTATAGAAATTTCTCTTTCTATTAACGGCATCTTAAAACCTGGTCAACTTCCTTTGAATAAAAGAGGCTTAAAACCAAAAGATGAACTTCTTATTAGTAGAGGCTTAGGCAGTGGAGTTATTTTTGCAGGTACTATGCATGGTGCTACTTCTTCAGAGGTTTTAGAAACAACTTTAGATACTTTATCCCAAAGTCAACATTTTCTCTTAGAAGATATTAAAAAACCTATTAATCAAAATCTCGATTCTTTCGTAATAAATGCTTGCACAGATATAACAGGTTATGGCCTATTAGGTCATCTAGGGGAGATGCTTAAGTCAAGTAATCACTTTCGTGAATTGAGAGGGGAATCTGGTTTGAGGATTAAGCTTTATCCAGATTCTATTCCTATTTTAAAAGGTGCCAAGAAACTTTTAAGAAGTGGATTTTCTAGTACTTTTGCTCAATCAAACAGGTCTTTTTTTAGCTTATTAAATTCTTTCAAAAATGCACCTCCATTAATTGATTTAGATCTTGGCGATATTCAGCATGAGAGTATAGAACATCAGGTCATAAAAGAATTAATCGTTGATCCACAAACGTGTGGGCCATTACTAGTCTCATGCCCACAAAATGTGAGTCAGATTTTGCTTAATAAGGGCCCATGGGTTCGAATTGGTTTAGTAGATGAAATTTAGACTTTTAGTAAATTTTTTTATGAAGTTTCACTATTTGATATCCCTTTGTCGAGAGTCTCTGCCCGAAGCCTTTGTAACTCTTTGCCCAGCTTTGGACCTTCTGTCCAGCCTTGAGTTAGAAGTTCCTTGGCAGTGATTTTAGATTCTATTTTGCGCCATTCAGATAGCCATCTTAGGCAATATTCCCAAAGTGGAGTTTCTAAAGATATAGCAATACCAATTGACTCAGGATACCAATTTCTACTCTCTATTGCATTACACCAATTAGAAGGTAACCAGCTTAAGTATTCTTTTGATTGAGCTAAATATGTAAAATATTCTTTAATATTAATTGCTTGGGATAAGCAAGTTTGTTGATAGTTACCTAATTGCAATCTTGCAGCTAAAGAACATGGGTCTTTGGCACCAGCGACTAAGGCGGTTAATGGTGGAATACCTAATTGCGATGCTTTAAGAATTCTTTGATGCCAATTTTTATCTATTTGAATCTGTGTATCTAGTAATGATAATGCTTCCCAATCTTGTAGAAGTTGTAATGCTTGTTCCCATGGCTCTTTCTCAAGCAAAAGCTCTAATTCCATCCGAAGCCTGGTTGAAAGTGCTGGTGGTGCTTTACTTAAGGGCTCATCTGGCCGCCAATCCCATGGCCATAATTTTATTGTGGATTTTATTTGCTTGAGTGATTCATCATCTAAAATAAAGTTCAGTCTGGAAGCGTAACGGGCACCACGTATTATTCTAGTGGGATCGTCGGAAACACTTTTGGAGTGCATGAACTTTAGTTTGCGCTTGGATATATCTTCCCTACCTTGAAAAATATCTATAAATGTATTATTTATTAACTCTAAAGCCATTGCATTTATTGGAAAATCCCTTCTAATTAGATCTTCTTCAATATTGCAGTTGAAAACTTGAGGATTTTCTCCAGGTGCGCTATAAGATTCAGTTCTTGCAGTAGAGAAGTCAAATAAAGTATCACCTATCTTTAACTGAATTGTTTTAAAGGATGAACTCTCACGAGTAATAATGACTTTGTCCGAACCTAAAATTAACCTAATTTGCGTAGCTAACTCTTTAACGGGACCTTCTATTACAAGATCAATATCTTCAAATTTTGTGAGAGGTTCTTTCTCAAATGAATGAATAATATGATCCCTTAATATTCCTCCAACAATTGCAACTCTTTTAATACCTACGTTCTTAGCAGCTCTTCTTAAAACTGTTAAAAAATCTCTTGGCAAGCCAGGAAATTCATTAAGGAAGTCCGGATTTGCCGGCTTCATGATTTCTTCAATTGGATAGTTTGTATTAAAATCATTAGTAAGTTAATGAGTAGATGCACTTTAATTATCTTTTATAGGCTGAATTGGTGCTAGTCGAGGATCAAGAATTTTTGGGCCCATTCCAACAAACTTTATTGCAATAGAAATTTTCTCGCCACTCCCAAAAATATGAGTTACTTCCCCTTCCCCAAAGGCTGAATGAAGTACTTTATTGCCCACTTCCCATGAGACTCCAGGTGCTGGACCGGAATATTTACGCCTTACTGCATTTGTTGGCAAATTTTTTGATATGCCTGATGAATTGAGTTGATCTTCACGTCTGTCAACTCTGGTAAGTCGATCCATGCGGCGCTCTCGTCTCAAGGCAGCACCTCCAGCTAATTGGATATCGCCTTCAATAAGTTCTGATGGAATTTCTGAAAGAAAGATTGATGAGACAGCAGGTTCTCGCATCCCTCCCCAAATTCTTCGTTCAGTTGCATGAAATAGAAACAATCTTTCTTTTGCTCTGGTAAGCCCTACATAGCAGAGTCTTCTTTCTTCTTCTAAAGAAGCGGGATCATCCAGTGATCGATAGCTTGGGAATAGCCCTTGTTCTAGTCCTACAAGGCATACAATCGGAAATTCCAACCCTTTACTGCTATGCAATGTCATTAAAGTGATCCGATCATGGGCAGTATCTTTTTTATCGGCATCGCTTGCTAAAGCAGCAGTAGCTAAAAAACCTTCTAGATCCGCGGCTTCATTCTCTTCCTGGTATTGAAGCGATGCATTGACAAGTTCCTGTAGATTGCGTCTACGTTCTTCAGCTTCATCTGTAGCAGTAGCAATAAGTTCACTTATATACCCACTTTTCTCCATAACCAATTGAATTAATTGCGAAGGCTCGGTGTTATTTAAACTCAATCGAAGATCATCAATAAGCTCTTTGAATTTCAATAAGCCTTTCGCTGACCTACCTCCAAGAGATCTAATTGCTTCGGGATCACTTACGACTTCCCAAAGAGGTATTCCTAATTGAGAGGATGCATCGCTAAACCTTTGTACTGTTGTTTTCCCAATTCCCCTTTTGGGAACATTTAATATTCTTAGTAGACTTACACTGTCGGAAGGATTAATTAATAGTCTTAAGTATGCCAAAATATCTTTTACTTCTCTTCTGTCATAGAAACGTAATCCACCAACAACTATGTATGGGATATTCCATCTAACTAAAGATTCTTCAATCACTCTGGACTGTGCATTTGTTCTATATAAGATTGCAATATCACCCCATTTTAAATCTTTATTATGTGCTTCTAGAAGACGTAGACGATGAACAACGGCTTCTGCTTCAGATATTTCGTCGTCGCAGCGAGTAAGTTTAATTAGCTCGCCTTCACCTCTGGTCGCCTTGAGAACTTTATCTAGTCGTTCTTTATTATTCGAGATTAAGGAATTAGCAGCATCAAGTATAGTAGAAGTTGATCTGTAATTTTCTTCTAATTTTACTACATTAGATAATCCTTGTAGTGAATTCTTATTTTTAAAATCTTCTTGAAACCCCATTAATATTCTAAAATCAGCGGCTCTAAAGCTATAAATACTTTGATCAGCATCACCAACAACGAAGACTGATCGCTTAGACCAACTTGAGAAGAAAGATGGGTTAATGCCATTAGTTACTAAAAGCTTAATCAACTCATATTGAGTCCAATTTGTGTCTTGATATTCATCAACAAGTAAGTGCTTGAATCGATTGTGCCAGTAACTTCTTACTTGCTCATTTTGTTTTAACAGCTGTACTGGAAGTAAAAGAAGGTCATCAAAGTCAAGAGCATTATTTGCTGCTAATGCTTTTCTGTAAAGGCTATAAACTTGTGCAATAAGCTTTCCTCTTTGTCCTTCTGCAGACTGTGTAAATTGATCTGGTAGAATCCCTTGATTTTTAGCATTACTTATAGCCCATCGAACTTTCTTAGGCTCAAAACGTTTTGGATCTAGATTCATATCTTGTATAATTATTTCCTTTATTAAGCTTTGGGCATCTGTCTCGTCATAAATAGAGAAATATTTAGTCCATTTAAGACCTTCTTTGTCAACGAACTTTTCTATATCAAACCTAAGTAATTTTGAAAAAAGTGCATGAAAAGTTCCAATCCAGAGGTCTTTTGTTACTTCCCTATATATTCTCGTTCTAAATTGATTTTGTTCTACCAAACTTACAGAAGACCAAGGCTGATCTAGCTGGTATTTAGCAATTCTTTTTGCTAATAGGAGCTCTAACCTTTCTTTCATCTCTCTTGCTGCCTTATTAGTAAATGTGACTGCAAGGATCTCAGATGGGTCAACTTTATACTCTGTAATTAGATGAGCGATTCTGTGAGTTAAAGCTCTGGTCTTTCCACTTCCTGCACCAGCAACCACAAGTAATGGACCTTCGAAATGATTAACAGCATTTGA is a window from the Prochlorococcus marinus str. MIT 9211 genome containing:
- a CDS encoding rubredoxin; protein product: MVSDESKTALDRDPANPIGKDSIDADQMKDQVLSDFKQDLREHRFECRECGYIYDPKEGLSKYKISKGTAFIDLDKQKFRCPVCRSGFEAYKDIGAAFQPIEGFEENIKYGFGFNTLPPGQKNVLIFGGLALMAACFLSLYSLH
- a CDS encoding photosynthesis system II assembly factor Ycf48 → MNRLFKFSANLALFICLLFVLSGCVSTTRLPIASSTPWEQIQLASDDNPLDIAFVDKNHGFLVGANRLIRETSDGGATWQNRELDLGSEENFRLISIDFLGNEGWIVGQPGLVMHSNDGGQSWVRLVLGNKLPGDPYLITTLGNDSAELATTAGAVYRTNDGGSNWESKVAEASGGARDLRRSNDGDYVSVSSLGNFFNTLEQGQGNWQPHQRASSKRVQTLGYQPNGSLWMLSRGAEIRFNDSTGNYESWSKPKVPIVNGYNYLDMAWDPNGDIWAGGGNGTLLVSKDGGENWEKDPIGELIPTNFIRILFIDNEMSDQPKGFAIGERGHLLRWVGYA
- the psbE gene encoding cytochrome b559 subunit alpha; the encoded protein is MAAGSTGERPFFEIITSVRYWIIHAVTLPAIFIAGFLFVSTGLAYDAFGTPRPDTYFQASESKAPVVSQRFESKAQLDLRLK
- the psbF gene encoding cytochrome b559 subunit beta; the encoded protein is MTNSSSPLQAVEVRTYPIFTVRWLAVHALAIPTVFFLGAIAAMQFIRR
- a CDS encoding photosystem II reaction center protein L; translated protein: MQVNPNPNKLPVELNRTSLYLGLLLTFVMGILFSSYFFN
- a CDS encoding photosystem II reaction center protein J, whose translation is MSKLRGPDGRIPDRLPDGRPAVSWERRWTEGTLPLWLVATAGGIAVIFVLGIFFYGSYTGVGSA
- the mtnP gene encoding S-methyl-5'-thioadenosine phosphorylase yields the protein MISQHFSSDFQENSSSHGHLGKSRLGVLGGSGLYSINNLENIKEIEIDTPYGKPSDKLRLGILGGMEVVFLARHGRHHTFTPTGIPYRANIWALRSLGVRWILAPSAVGSLQEQVRPLDMVVPDQFIDRTHQRPLTFFSDGAVAHVTMADPFCPTLSRLLTEEGQKLMPEGRQLHRGGIYLAMEGPAFSTRAESQLYRSWGCTVIGMTNHTEARLAREAEIAYASISMVSDYDCWHEGYGNVSVDMVIENLQTNASVANKIVEATAKKVASIRPESEAHSALKNSLMTAKEKVPQQTLVKIDLFTKPYWGNLIEDE
- the selD gene encoding selenide, water dikinase SelD, giving the protein MLADHFLLAGGGHTHALILRRWAMHPHLRPKGLITLINRSSRNIYSSMFPGIISRQYKFDDAVIDLASLANRSGVSFVIGEIIGLDPERKKLFLENRPPIGFSLLSLDVGSETFADFKNFAHIEEKLVAEIKPFRSSYEWIEQFDDDPILDSQPLTVIGSGHSAFEIVLALRKRWPRRPLRLQAYESKINKKFRKGLLAADIDLRTNQEFVRGPVLLCTGNKPQSWIQKSGLQVNHQGRVLTEDTLQAINKPHIFAVGDCGVIANRQRPASGVWAVRAAKPLALNIERLAKGLKPFSWHPQKIVLQLIGGHFKSSMPSGWALWGPFSIGPSSLIWKWKESIDRHFINIFDTSKDMKKVKAESNLLCRGCAAKVSEGTLKEALKEVDLQKLGDYPEDASMVSSSKGTGTLMQSVDGFPALISDPWLNARLTALHACSDIWASGASVISAQAVITLPVLNSYLQKELLVQSIAGIKSVLEPQGAKLIGGHTFESRNEPIEQITLGIEISLSINGILKPGQLPLNKRGLKPKDELLISRGLGSGVIFAGTMHGATSSEVLETTLDTLSQSQHFLLEDIKKPINQNLDSFVINACTDITGYGLLGHLGEMLKSSNHFRELRGESGLRIKLYPDSIPILKGAKKLLRSGFSSTFAQSNRSFFSLLNSFKNAPPLIDLDLGDIQHESIEHQVIKELIVDPQTCGPLLVSCPQNVSQILLNKGPWVRIGLVDEI
- a CDS encoding CCA tRNA nucleotidyltransferase, which gives rise to MKPANPDFLNEFPGLPRDFLTVLRRAAKNVGIKRVAIVGGILRDHIIHSFEKEPLTKFEDIDLVIEGPVKELATQIRLILGSDKVIITRESSSFKTIQLKIGDTLFDFSTARTESYSAPGENPQVFNCNIEEDLIRRDFPINAMALELINNTFIDIFQGREDISKRKLKFMHSKSVSDDPTRIIRGARYASRLNFILDDESLKQIKSTIKLWPWDWRPDEPLSKAPPALSTRLRMELELLLEKEPWEQALQLLQDWEALSLLDTQIQIDKNWHQRILKASQLGIPPLTALVAGAKDPCSLAARLQLGNYQQTCLSQAINIKEYFTYLAQSKEYLSWLPSNWCNAIESRNWYPESIGIAISLETPLWEYCLRWLSEWRKIESKITAKELLTQGWTEGPKLGKELQRLRAETLDKGISNSETS
- a CDS encoding UvrD-helicase domain-containing protein, whose translation is MNQQSNSFLDGLNNEQSNAVNHFEGPLLVVAGAGSGKTRALTHRIAHLITEYKVDPSEILAVTFTNKAAREMKERLELLLAKRIAKYQLDQPWSSVSLVEQNQFRTRIYREVTKDLWIGTFHALFSKLLRFDIEKFVDKEGLKWTKYFSIYDETDAQSLIKEIIIQDMNLDPKRFEPKKVRWAISNAKNQGILPDQFTQSAEGQRGKLIAQVYSLYRKALAANNALDFDDLLLLPVQLLKQNEQVRSYWHNRFKHLLVDEYQDTNWTQYELIKLLVTNGINPSFFSSWSKRSVFVVGDADQSIYSFRAADFRILMGFQEDFKNKNSLQGLSNVVKLEENYRSTSTILDAANSLISNNKERLDKVLKATRGEGELIKLTRCDDEISEAEAVVHRLRLLEAHNKDLKWGDIAILYRTNAQSRVIEESLVRWNIPYIVVGGLRFYDRREVKDILAYLRLLINPSDSVSLLRILNVPKRGIGKTTVQRFSDASSQLGIPLWEVVSDPEAIRSLGGRSAKGLLKFKELIDDLRLSLNNTEPSQLIQLVMEKSGYISELIATATDEAEERRRNLQELVNASLQYQEENEAADLEGFLATAALASDADKKDTAHDRITLMTLHSSKGLEFPIVCLVGLEQGLFPSYRSLDDPASLEEERRLCYVGLTRAKERLFLFHATERRIWGGMREPAVSSIFLSEIPSELIEGDIQLAGGAALRRERRMDRLTRVDRREDQLNSSGISKNLPTNAVRRKYSGPAPGVSWEVGNKVLHSAFGEGEVTHIFGSGEKISIAIKFVGMGPKILDPRLAPIQPIKDN